The candidate division WOR-3 bacterium genome includes a window with the following:
- a CDS encoding aspartate kinase, translating into MSDLRWLRRKTGLRLRVPGFGAGSLRRTNGEGGKESSGMALIVQKFGGSSLASIRQLEQVAKQIARRRRAGDRLVIVVSAMGDTTDALYRRALMVNPAPPPRELDMLLTTGERQAMALLSLALFNQGQEAASFTGSQVGIITDRFHSDARIQEVRLYRVNDALRRGKVPIVAGFQGMSEEREITTLGRGGSDVTAVALAAALKADRCEFYKDVDGIFTENPHEFPNLKQVPEITFEELTELAQAGAGVIHPRACALAEKYRVPLVIRSTFNNKRGTMVKAQSPMEKPFVRAITHESAVARVALVDVVKKKRCLHQVVTSLSTARVPVLLFNHGIPHRDRFDLLFYIPATHLTKATGLLQPLTQKLGARRLEVDDNLSAVSLVGPGVGTDADIIGETFATLHQAQVHIEAFAISALRLTCFIRAPELRLAVTALLTRFRLTKK; encoded by the coding sequence ACCAACGGTGAAGGTGGGAAAGAGTCAAGCGGTATGGCGCTGATAGTTCAAAAATTCGGTGGCAGTTCGCTTGCCAGCATCAGACAGCTGGAGCAGGTGGCAAAGCAGATTGCCCGGCGCCGGCGTGCTGGCGACCGGCTGGTGATAGTGGTTTCGGCAATGGGCGACACGACTGATGCACTGTACCGTCGGGCGTTGATGGTTAACCCGGCGCCACCGCCCCGGGAACTGGATATGCTGCTGACCACCGGTGAGCGGCAGGCGATGGCGCTACTCTCGCTGGCGCTGTTCAACCAGGGGCAGGAGGCGGCATCCTTTACCGGTTCACAGGTTGGCATCATCACCGACCGATTTCACTCTGATGCCCGAATTCAGGAGGTACGGCTTTACCGGGTTAATGATGCTTTACGGCGGGGAAAGGTACCGATTGTTGCCGGTTTTCAGGGGATGAGTGAAGAGCGGGAGATAACAACTCTGGGCCGGGGTGGTTCTGATGTTACCGCGGTGGCGCTTGCCGCGGCACTTAAAGCGGACCGGTGCGAATTCTACAAGGATGTTGACGGCATCTTTACGGAAAATCCCCATGAGTTTCCCAATCTGAAACAGGTGCCGGAAATCACCTTTGAGGAACTGACCGAACTGGCGCAAGCCGGTGCCGGTGTGATTCATCCCCGTGCCTGTGCCTTAGCCGAAAAGTACCGGGTGCCACTGGTTATCCGTTCAACTTTTAACAACAAGCGAGGAACTATGGTAAAAGCACAATCACCGATGGAAAAACCATTTGTCCGGGCAATAACGCATGAATCGGCGGTTGCCCGGGTTGCGCTGGTTGATGTTGTCAAAAAGAAACGGTGTCTGCATCAGGTCGTTACCAGTTTAAGTACCGCCCGGGTGCCGGTGTTGCTGTTTAATCACGGTATCCCCCATCGCGACCGATTTGACCTGCTCTTTTACATCCCGGCGACACATTTAACAAAGGCGACCGGCCTTTTGCAGCCACTTACCCAAAAATTGGGGGCACGGCGGCTGGAGGTTGACGACAACCTCAGTGCGGTTTCGCTTGTCGGTCCTGGGGTAGGAACCGATGCGGACATAATTGGTGAGACCTTTGCGACATTACATCAGGCACAGGTTCACATTGAGGCGTTTGCGATTTCGGCACTCCGGCTCACCTGTTTCATCCGCGCACCAGAACTGCGTCTCGCTGTTACCGCACTTTTAACCCGATTCCGGCTGACAAAGAAGTGA